One Lucilia cuprina isolate Lc7/37 chromosome 4, ASM2204524v1, whole genome shotgun sequence DNA segment encodes these proteins:
- the LOC111691000 gene encoding pyrroline-5-carboxylate reductase isoform X1, giving the protein MESIKMAKLDEKIGFIGGGNMAYAIGSGLINQGIVKAGQVFVSGPNLENLQRWRDIGVATTEDNNVIVDKTDIIFICVKPHILTPCAMQLRNNHVRTAKDKDKLFVSVIAGVNLKDLEESFSFIDCLKMIRTMPNTPMQVGEGCTVYTAGSYIVQQDLEKVHLMLNSLGIAQQVPESMIDAVSGVSGCGPAFVYTIIEALADGAVKNGVPRQMALQFATQTVLGAAKTVMITGKHPAVLRDEVCSPGGATIVGVHELEKGNLRSTLMNAVEKASQRAAELGRKGK; this is encoded by the exons ATGGAATCTATAA AAATGGCtaaacttgacgaaaaaatcgGCTTCATTGGTGGTGGCAATATGGCATACGCCATTGGCTCTGGTCTCATCAATCAGGGAATCGTTAAGGCAGGACAAGTATTTGTCTCCGGTCCAAATCTAGAAAATCTTCAACGTTGGCGTGATATTGGAGTGGCCACAACAGAAGACAATAATGTAATTGTAGATAAAActgatattatatttatatgtgtaaAACCTCACATTCTGACACCTTGTGCTATGCAATTAAGAAATAATCATGTAAGAACAGCCAAGGATAAAGATAAGTTATTTGTGTCAGTAATAGCTGGTGTAAATTTAAAGGACTTGGAAGAG aGTTTCTCATTTATAGATTGTTTGAAAATGATACGCACTATGCCCAATACACCCATGCAAGTTGGTGAAGGTTGCACTGTTTATACGGCCGGTTCTTATATAGTGCAACAGGATTTGGAAAAAGttcatttaatgttaaattctTTGGGTATAGCCCAACAAGTACCCGAGTCAATGATTGATGCTGTGTCAGGGGTATCAGGCTGTGGTCCTGCTTTTGTATACACCATTATCGAAGCTTTAGCTGATGGTGCTGTTAAAAATGGTGTTCCTCGCCAAATGGCTTTACAGTTTGCCACACAAACTGTTTTGGGAGCAGCAAAGACTGTTATGATTACCGGTAAACATCCCGCCGTGTTAAGAGATGAAGTCTGCTCCCCCGGTGGAGCTACAATTGTGGGTGTGCATGAATTAGAGAAAGGAAACTTAAg atCTACCCTAATGAATGCCGTTGAAAAAGCTTCCCAACGTGCCGCAGAACTTGGACGTAAAGGTAAATAA
- the LOC111691000 gene encoding pyrroline-5-carboxylate reductase isoform X2: MAKLDEKIGFIGGGNMAYAIGSGLINQGIVKAGQVFVSGPNLENLQRWRDIGVATTEDNNVIVDKTDIIFICVKPHILTPCAMQLRNNHVRTAKDKDKLFVSVIAGVNLKDLEESFSFIDCLKMIRTMPNTPMQVGEGCTVYTAGSYIVQQDLEKVHLMLNSLGIAQQVPESMIDAVSGVSGCGPAFVYTIIEALADGAVKNGVPRQMALQFATQTVLGAAKTVMITGKHPAVLRDEVCSPGGATIVGVHELEKGNLRSTLMNAVEKASQRAAELGRKGK; encoded by the exons ATGGCtaaacttgacgaaaaaatcgGCTTCATTGGTGGTGGCAATATGGCATACGCCATTGGCTCTGGTCTCATCAATCAGGGAATCGTTAAGGCAGGACAAGTATTTGTCTCCGGTCCAAATCTAGAAAATCTTCAACGTTGGCGTGATATTGGAGTGGCCACAACAGAAGACAATAATGTAATTGTAGATAAAActgatattatatttatatgtgtaaAACCTCACATTCTGACACCTTGTGCTATGCAATTAAGAAATAATCATGTAAGAACAGCCAAGGATAAAGATAAGTTATTTGTGTCAGTAATAGCTGGTGTAAATTTAAAGGACTTGGAAGAG aGTTTCTCATTTATAGATTGTTTGAAAATGATACGCACTATGCCCAATACACCCATGCAAGTTGGTGAAGGTTGCACTGTTTATACGGCCGGTTCTTATATAGTGCAACAGGATTTGGAAAAAGttcatttaatgttaaattctTTGGGTATAGCCCAACAAGTACCCGAGTCAATGATTGATGCTGTGTCAGGGGTATCAGGCTGTGGTCCTGCTTTTGTATACACCATTATCGAAGCTTTAGCTGATGGTGCTGTTAAAAATGGTGTTCCTCGCCAAATGGCTTTACAGTTTGCCACACAAACTGTTTTGGGAGCAGCAAAGACTGTTATGATTACCGGTAAACATCCCGCCGTGTTAAGAGATGAAGTCTGCTCCCCCGGTGGAGCTACAATTGTGGGTGTGCATGAATTAGAGAAAGGAAACTTAAg atCTACCCTAATGAATGCCGTTGAAAAAGCTTCCCAACGTGCCGCAGAACTTGGACGTAAAGGTAAATAA
- the LOC111690999 gene encoding pre-mRNA-splicing factor 18: MDILKAEIARKRKLLEDKQLVDDKKKYFKRGELIAKSTEEILQKQGYKIPENNESDQNTNDGGYNFTNDGQNILPRVEVIRRLRERGEPILLFGETEPEAFQRLRQCEISQPEANRGFRNDFQEAMEQVDQAYLQEMFANAPTSKEEKKNEFAEIDESVDWESIKAMSLKMGRNNKEYDMDVIMTLLTYILKLWSDQISSFSKQEKMSTKVKMARVIYTQTKEYVKPLFRKLKNRSLPDDILESLSDICKHLLNRNYIHASDAYLEMAIGNAPWPIGVTMVGIHARTGREKIFSKNVAHVMNDETQRKYIQGLKRLMTKCQEYFPTDPSKCVEYVSKKDRE; the protein is encoded by the coding sequence atggatATTTTAAAAGCTGAAATAGCCAGAAAACGTAAACTTTTAGAGGACAAACAACTCGTCGATGATAaaaagaagtattttaaaagggGAGAGCTAATAGCAAAAAGTACCGAAGAAATTTTACAGAAGCAGGGCTACAAAATCCCGGAAAATAATGAATCTGATCAAAATACCAACGATGGAGGCTACAATTTCACCAATGATGGACAAAATATTTTACCGCGCGTAGAAGTTATACGCAGATTAAGAGAACGTGGAGAACCCATATTGCTGTTTGGTGAAACCGAGCCAGAGGCCTTCCAACGTTTAAGACAGTGTGAAATTTCACAGCCGGAAGCGAATAGAGGTTTCCGTAATGATTTCCAAGAAGCCATGGAACAAGTAGATCAAGCCTATTTGCAGGAAATGTTTGCTAACGCACCAACTTCAAAGGAGgaaaagaaaaacgaatttgCAGAAATAGACGAAAGTGTAGACTGGGAGAGCATTAAAGCCATGTCTCTAAAAATGGGACGTAATAACAAAGAATACGATATGGATGTCATAATGACCTTACTGACCTATATACTCAAATTATGGAGTGATCAAATCTCCAGTTTTTCTAAACAAGAGAAAATGTCCACAAAAGTTAAAATGGCCCGTGTTATCTACACACAAACTAAGGAATATGTGAAGCCACTATTTCGTAAATTGAAAAATAGATCACTGCCCGATGATATTCTGGAAAGTCTAAGTgatatttgtaaacatttacttAATAGAAATTATATTCACGCCAGTGATGCCTATTTGGAGATGGCTATAGGAAATGCTCCCTGGCCTATTGGTGTTACTATGGTTGGTATTCATGCCCGTACTGGACGAGAaaagattttttcgaaaaatgttgCTCATGTCATGAACGACGAGACACAACGTAAATATATACAAGGCTTAAAACGTTTGATGACCAAATGTCAAGAATATTTTCCCACGGATCCTTCAAAATGTGTGGAATACGTTAGTAAAAAAGAtcgtgaataa
- the LOC111691003 gene encoding coiled-coil domain-containing protein 124, translating to MPKKMGMNSKAVEARERKAAVKKATQEKATKEAEDRLWKDDDKTLARKQQKREEDERKKAEAAKRKAEAKALLDQEMNSIKTQGKQPLAKINRQQILEEMEKKQRAIDAINAANKPLPPRVVVQNDYIEENLNRSMADVEVATGIEQAIAVLSVKDEEEDKHPEKRMRAAFKAFESANLPRIKAENPSLRMSQWKQILMKEWNKSPDNPFNQAR from the exons ATGCCTAAAAAAATGGGAATGAATTCCAAGGCTGTAGAAGCCCGAGAACGTAAAGCTGCCGTAAAGAAAGCCACACAAGAAAAAGCGACCAAGGAGGCAGAAGATCGTCTCTGGAAAGATGATGACAAAACATTGGCACGCAAGCAACAGAAACGTGAAGAAGATGAACGTAAAAAAGCTGAAGCTGCCAAAAGAAAGGCTGAAGCTAAAGCGCTACTCGATCAGGAAATGAATTCTATAAAAACACAGGGTAAGCAACCGTTGGCAAAGATTAATCGTCAACAGATTTTGGAGGAAATGGAAAAGAAACAAAGAGCAATAGATGCTATAAATGCGGCCAACAAACCTCTACCACCTAGAGTAGTAGTACAAAATGATTATATAGAAGAAAATCTCAACCGTAGTATGGCCGATGTGGAAGTGGCTACTGGTATTGAACAAGCCATTGCTGTATTGAG tgtCAAAGATGAAGAGGAAGACAAACATCCCGAGAAACGTATGCGTGCCGCCTTCAAAGCTTTCGAGTCTGCTAATCTGCCACGTATCAAAGCTGAGAATCCTTCACTTCGCATGTCTCAATGGAAACAAATACTAATGAAGGAATGGAATAAATCACCCGACAATCCATTTAATCAGGCACGTTGA